In the Carboxydothermus hydrogenoformans Z-2901 genome, ATTTAGATAAATTAACTTGATAAAATCCTCCAGGTTTTCTACCAGTTCTACCGCTTCCACTTCATCCCGTCCCCGGGCTTTTTCCAGGAAAAATTCGTTTATAACCTCGACCGAATACCGCTCCCTTACTTCTTCCAGGGTTTTCCTTAAAAGTTCTTTTTTCTTCTCCAGTGGTAATTCCACAAGCTTTTGTTCCGGCCGGTGTTCGCTGGCCGGTCTTCTTGGTTTATAAAGGGGATCATTGTTAAAAAATTTAAATTCATTAAGTTTTACAGGTAAAGCATGTTCTAAATAATCTTTTAATGATAGCTCTTTTTGCATTACCTGTCCGGCGATATAATCTAAAATATCTATAAGCGTCCTGGTTAAATCCCGGTCAGTTTCCAATAGATACTTAAGCTGCCGGTAAGAACTTTTGGCATAAAGAGCGTTATACCGGTCAATCTCCTCCAGGTAAAGATCAAGTTCCCGGTAGGCAGTTCTGATAAACGATGTTTTTTCGTAAAACTCCTGCCGAATAACTTCTTCCGGCTTTTCTTTATCCCGCTCCTGGTAAAGTTTTATTATTTCATCCACATATTCGCTTTCCCATTCGTTAATTTTGTTAATAATTGCCGGACGGTAGCGGGAAACATGGTCGGAAGTTTTCAGGCGGTGGTAGTTCTGGTCGATAATGTTCTGGGTATATTCTTCAAAGTGAAGGATTAGAAGTTCTTTTGCCGATGTTTTACTTACCGCTTCTTTGATATAACCTTTAATGTTGTCTCTTAGCGTCTTTAAGCTATTTAAAAGATTCCGGGTTTCCCGGTAAGCGCTATCTAAAGCCAAATCTTTCTGCAATTCGGCTTCCGGAGAACACAATGCACTGTAAGTAGCAAAAACATAACCACGGTATTCTTCCGTTTGCCGGTTGGCTATTTTCTCCAGAGCTTCTAACATAACCCGGGCAGGCTCGGTAATCGTTACATACTGCTGGTAGTCATTATCCTCTTCTAAATTAAACCAGCCCACATCAACAGAACAAAGTCTTCGTAAAATAAAATTGGCCCGTTCCCGGGCGTTTCCTATCTCCTCTTCGCCCTCTTCGGGAACAAAATCCTCCCGTTCTTCAAGAACGTCGGTTATTAAAGCAATAACATCCTCCCGCTGAAGCCGAAAAGGAGTTTGCTGGTAAAGTTTATAGATTTGTAAAAGTAAATCGGCGTAAATCTCCCGATTGGGCCCGGCCAGTATTCCAAAAAATCTTTCCCGGTACTACCGAAAATAACTTCATTCTCTCTTACCCCAAATGTATGATTTTTTTTATATCATAACAAATTCTCAGGAAATTTCCAAAAGAAATGTAGTTTTAGTTTTTTAATTATATAATTCTCCAGCTTTCGACCTTTACCTGCAAAAATTAACTTTTCTAAATAAAAACCAGCCGCACCGGCTGGTTTTTATCGTTGTCATTTGTCCAATTTTAATTTTTGTTTTTGTGCGATTTATATTGACATTTTTGTGCTATTTTAAGTATACTATTATTAGATATTGTGCTATTTTATTTAAAGTGAGGTGAAAAAATGATAATATCTGCCACCGAATTTAAATCCAAAATTGGTAAATACCTTAAGCTTGCCGAAAAGGAAGAAATCATTATTACCAAAAACGGCAAACGTATTGCCAAGCTAACAAGTGCTGTAGAAGACAAAACTGCTCTTGTTAAATCTTTAATAGGTATTTTGCCTCATACCATATCCGAAAAGGAAGCAAGAGAGGAGCGCCTTGCAAAACATGAACGTCTTGATTGACACTAACGTTATTTTGGATGTACTTGGCAAGCGTGAACCTTTTTTTCAGCACTCAACGTCAATTTTAATGTTGGCCGCTAAAAATAAAATATCAGCTTCTATAACTGCTAATAGCTTAACCGATCTACATTATTTATTAAAAAAGTACCTTAAAAACAATGAACAAATAAAAAATGCTCTTAAAAGCTTAATAGAAATTTTAGATATTGTTGACATTACAAAAAACGATTGTCTAAAAGCCTTTGATTTACCCATGGACGATTATGAAGATGCTCTTCTTGCGTTTTGTGCAAAACGGGTTAAAGCTGATTATATCATTACCAGAAACATAAAAGATTTTCTAAATTCACCCGTAAATCCAATTACCCCGGAAGATTTTATCTCACGCTTTTTTGCCGAAGAAAATATTTGATGCTTACTTAGTTTTACATTAAATATTCCTCTAACATCTCCACTTCAACCACCGGAGCTTTACAGCTAAAGTTTTCACACACGTAAACCGTAGCCCTTTCTCCAATAAGAGACTTTTTATCCGCAATATGCGGTATTATTTCCCGGATCTCTTGCCCCGCATCGCCTATCGGGTGGAAAAGCACTACCGAGTTTGGCAAATACGCCAAATTTATTTTTTCGATCATCGCCCGGGTGTCTTCTCCATCCGGTTCTCCAGCTACCACTATCTCTTTTACAGGTCCAAGGTAAAATAAATACGCCAGCAGGTAAAAGGAGTGAGCAGAAGGTATCTCCGAAACTTTGCCGGCAAAAGTCGATAATATTTCCACGGCTTTTTGAAGAAAGTCTTCCTCACCCAGCATTCGACTAAGACGCAAAAGGTTTAATGCCGCCACCGAATTTCCCGAAGGCAAAGCTCCATCGTAGATTTCCTTGGGCCGGGTGATTAACTCTTCGCCATCGGCCCCGGTAAAAAATAACCCCCCGTGTTTTTCATCCCAGAAAAGTTTTAGCATCTCCCTTGTGAGCTCTACCGCCAATTTTAAATACCATACTTCAAACGAAGCCTCGTAAAGCTCAATTAATCCCCAGATAAGAAAAGCGTAATCATCCAGATACGCTAAAACTGCCGCCTCTCCCTCCCGGTAGCGGGCTATAAGCCGGCCATCGGCCCTTCGAAGCTTTGAAAAAATAAACTCTGCTGCATTGTGAGCCATATTTAAGAGTTCCTGGTCCTGCAGTACCCTTGCCCCTTTGGCCAGCGCTGCAATCATTAACCCATTCCAGGAAGTTAAAATCTTATCATCCTTAAGCGGCAAAACCCTTTTCTCCCGTTCATGATAAAGTTTTTGCCGCATCCTGTCTAAACTCTCGGTTAATTCAGCTGCACTTTTTCCAATTTCCTGCGCCACTAATTCAATATCAGTATGAATTAAATTAGGTATGTTCTTACCTTCAAAATTGCCTTCCGGGGTTATATCATACACCCGGCAGAATAACTCCCCCTCCTCCGGGCCAAGAACTTTTTTTACCTCATCCGGCGTCCAGACGTAATATTTACCTTCAACCCCTTCCGAATCGGCATCTTCCGCGGAA is a window encoding:
- a CDS encoding Wadjet anti-phage system protein JetA family protein, translating into MLAGPNREIYADLLLQIYKLYQQTPFRLQREDVIALITDVLEEREDFVPEEGEEEIGNARERANFILRRLCSVDVGWFNLEEDNDYQQYVTITEPARVMLEALEKIANRQTEEYRGYVFATYSALCSPEAELQKDLALDSAYRETRNLLNSLKTLRDNIKGYIKEAVSKTSAKELLILHFEEYTQNIIDQNYHRLKTSDHVSRYRPAIINKINEWESEYVDEIIKLYQERDKEKPEEVIRQEFYEKTSFIRTAYRELDLYLEEIDRYNALYAKSSYRQLKYLLETDRDLTRTLIDILDYIAGQVMQKELSLKDYLEHALPVKLNEFKFFNNDPLYKPRRPASEHRPEQKLVELPLEKKKELLRKTLEEVRERYSVEVINEFFLEKARGRDEVEAVELVENLEDFIKLIYLNAYFRHKKAAYVIKEDKRRFAGEKVQKGPFAFKNIKIVRKGKNGRASFNQGLFA
- a CDS encoding type II toxin-antitoxin system Phd/YefM family antitoxin; amino-acid sequence: MIISATEFKSKIGKYLKLAEKEEIIITKNGKRIAKLTSAVEDKTALVKSLIGILPHTISEKEAREERLAKHERLD
- a CDS encoding PIN domain-containing protein; the encoded protein is MNVLIDTNVILDVLGKREPFFQHSTSILMLAAKNKISASITANSLTDLHYLLKKYLKNNEQIKNALKSLIEILDIVDITKNDCLKAFDLPMDDYEDALLAFCAKRVKADYIITRNIKDFLNSPVNPITPEDFISRFFAEENI
- a CDS encoding thioredoxin domain-containing protein; its protein translation is MRQPNRLIHEKSPYLLQHAYNPVDWYPWGIDAFKKALMEDKPVFLSIGYSTCHWCHVMERESFEDEEVADLLNKHFVAIKVDREERPDVDQIYMTACQAMTGQGGWPLTIIMTPEKKPFFAGTYFPKRSKWGRPGLMEILTEIVKLWETDREQLLTISKRLYEFMQTIPQSKKGDLTEEVLEKAYREFLGRFDSEYGGFGPAPKFPTPHNLIFLLRYWKRTGEEKALFMAEKTLEAMARGGIYDHVGYGFHRYSTDREWLVPHFEKMLYDNALLAYTYLEAYQATKKEKYARIAREVFTYVKRKMTSPERGFYSAEDADSEGVEGKYYVWTPDEVKKVLGPEEGELFCRVYDITPEGNFEGKNIPNLIHTDIELVAQEIGKSAAELTESLDRMRQKLYHEREKRVLPLKDDKILTSWNGLMIAALAKGARVLQDQELLNMAHNAAEFIFSKLRRADGRLIARYREGEAAVLAYLDDYAFLIWGLIELYEASFEVWYLKLAVELTREMLKLFWDEKHGGLFFTGADGEELITRPKEIYDGALPSGNSVAALNLLRLSRMLGEEDFLQKAVEILSTFAGKVSEIPSAHSFYLLAYLFYLGPVKEIVVAGEPDGEDTRAMIEKINLAYLPNSVVLFHPIGDAGQEIREIIPHIADKKSLIGERATVYVCENFSCKAPVVEVEMLEEYLM